A stretch of DNA from Spirosoma endbachense:
GAAACTGGTGCAGACATAATGCTAGTAAAAGGAGCGAGGAGTGAGTAGTAGGAGTGCTGACGCATAGTTATCTCCTATTACTCACTCCTCGCTCCTTTTACTAAAAGTCTGTTTACTTTACTTGTTCCACAACGGCGGCAAATGCTTCCGGGTGGTTCATGGCCAGATCGGCCAATACTTTACGGTTGAGTTCGATGCCTGATTTGTTCAGTGCACCCATCAGGGCTGAATACGATAGACCATTGATCCGGGCACCGGCATTGATCCGCTGAATCCAGAGGCCGCGGAAATCCCGTTTTTTGGCCTTACGGTCGCGATAAGCGTAGCCTAAACCTTTTTCAACGGCGTTTTTAGCAACCGTCCAAACATTTTTACGCCGACCGAAATAACCTTTGGCCAGCTTCATTACTTTTTTCCGACGCGCCCGTGAGGCAACGTGATTGACGGAACGTGGCATAATAAATTGTGTTTTTTGACGACGGGCGGCAGGCTAGTCAGCAGTCATCAGATTGCGTACTGTCTACTCTTTAAGGCCTGGCATCGGGTGAAACGTGAAACCAAGACGCAACTGCGTCTTTTCTTTACCTTAGACGTTCAACAGCGCTTTGATACGACGCTCATCGGCTGGGAATACCAGCGTGTCGTGTACCAGATTACGCTTTTGTTTGGTTGTCTTTTTTGTCAGAATATGACTGTGGAAGGCGTGCTTCCGCTTGATTTTTCCGGTGCCGGTCAGCTTGAAACGCTTCTTGGCGGCCGAATTGGTTTTTACTTTAGGCATTGCAGTAAACCGCTTTGTATGGAAAATTAAGTAAACAGGCCGCAAAGATACAAAAAAAATGATTACTGCCTTCGCTAAGCAAAGCACCAATCGTTAATTCTGAATGAATGCAAAAAACTAGTCAGGTCGACTTTAAGCGGTAAAGTCAACCTGACTAGTTTTTTTGCAACAGATTGATATGTGATCAGCGGAAAAGTAGGATGATAGTTACGGAGTCGCTCGAACCTGGGTTCGCGTCAACTGGCCTAAGCTCTCATCAGTCCATCCGCGATCATTTTTTGGGAACAACTACTTTGGGGGCCAGGAACATACTCATCCGTTTGCCTTCGAGTTTGGGTTCTGCCTCTACCTTGCCGTAATCTTCAAGTCCCTTAGAAAAACGCTCCAATAGCTGGAAACCACGGTCTTTAAAAACAATGGCCCGCCCAACGAATTGAACGTAGGCTTTCACTTTTGCGCCTTCTTTCAGGAAGTTGATGGCATGTTTGAGCTTAAACTCGAAATCATGATCGTCGGTATTGGGACCGAATCGGATCTCCTTGATAACGACCTTGGTAGCGTTGGCTTTGATTTCTTTCTGCTTTTTCTTCTGCTCGTATTTGAACTTGGAGTAGTCAACTATACGGCAGACGGGCGGCACAGCGTTGGGCGACACCTCGACAAGATCGAGGTTCTGCGCTTTGGCCATAGCCTGCGCCTTATTTATGTCGTAGATTCCCTGCTCTACATTTTCACCGACCACCCGCACCTCGCGGGCCAAAATGCGCTCATTAACTTTGTACGGTTCTTCAACCACACGACGAGGTGGTCTGCGCTGGGGTAATGCCATAGATTGTGTTTAGTGTAACTAATTTTTAAAATCGCTTGGATAACGTTCGTTGTTCTAAAAAGTTCGGGAAACTATCGAAAATACTGATTCTACGCAAGATTTAAACAACTTGCAGTCTTCAGTTTGCAGTAAGCTGCCGACTATTGTCCGTACAAACTGCCCACTGAAGACTGCCCACTCATAGTTTCACCTCTGACTGGAATGCCTTGACAAACTCGTCGATACCCATGCTGCCCAGATCGCCCTGCCCTTTACGGCGGACCGAAACTTTTCCATCGGCGGCTTCTTTTTCGCCAACGATAAGCATGAACGGCACTTTATTTACTTCCGCATCCCGAATTTTACGCCCGATTTTCTCATCACGCAAGTCGACAAAGC
This window harbors:
- the infC gene encoding translation initiation factor IF-3, whose product is MALPQRRPPRRVVEEPYKVNERILAREVRVVGENVEQGIYDINKAQAMAKAQNLDLVEVSPNAVPPVCRIVDYSKFKYEQKKKQKEIKANATKVVIKEIRFGPNTDDHDFEFKLKHAINFLKEGAKVKAYVQFVGRAIVFKDRGFQLLERFSKGLEDYGKVEAEPKLEGKRMSMFLAPKVVVPKK
- the rpmI gene encoding 50S ribosomal protein L35 — its product is MPKVKTNSAAKKRFKLTGTGKIKRKHAFHSHILTKKTTKQKRNLVHDTLVFPADERRIKALLNV
- the rplT gene encoding 50S ribosomal protein L20, which codes for MPRSVNHVASRARRKKVMKLAKGYFGRRKNVWTVAKNAVEKGLGYAYRDRKAKKRDFRGLWIQRINAGARINGLSYSALMGALNKSGIELNRKVLADLAMNHPEAFAAVVEQVK